The following proteins are co-located in the Pseudomonas synxantha genome:
- a CDS encoding AAA family ATPase, giving the protein MEHREALLALRTFLSTQILGQEKLIDRLLIALLADGHMLVEGAPGLAKTKAIKELAEGIEAQFHRIQFTPDLLPADITGTEIYRPETGSFVFQQGPIFHNLVLADEINRAPAKVQSALLEAMAERQVSVGRSTYELSPLFLVMATQNPIEQEGTYPLPEAQLDRFLMHVKIGFPDAAVERRILQQARGEALNGETKPERRVSQQAIFAARKEILGLYMADAVEEYLVQLVMATRTPAKFDAEMAEWIAYGASPRGSIALDRCARAHAWLAGRDFVSPEDIQAVLFDVLRHRIILSFEAEAAGVDQDRVVQRILDVVAVA; this is encoded by the coding sequence ATGGAACATCGTGAAGCGCTGCTTGCGCTGCGAACCTTTCTTTCTACGCAGATTCTCGGCCAGGAAAAACTCATCGATCGCCTGCTGATCGCCCTGCTCGCCGATGGCCACATGCTGGTCGAAGGCGCACCCGGGCTGGCCAAGACCAAGGCGATCAAGGAGTTGGCCGAAGGCATCGAAGCGCAGTTCCATCGTATCCAGTTCACCCCCGACCTGTTGCCGGCCGACATCACCGGCACCGAGATCTATCGCCCGGAAACCGGCAGTTTCGTATTTCAACAAGGGCCGATCTTCCACAACCTAGTATTGGCCGACGAAATCAACCGCGCCCCGGCCAAGGTCCAGTCGGCCTTGCTCGAAGCCATGGCCGAACGCCAGGTCAGCGTGGGCCGCAGCACCTATGAGCTGTCGCCGCTGTTCCTGGTGATGGCCACCCAGAACCCCATCGAGCAGGAAGGCACTTACCCACTGCCCGAAGCCCAGCTCGACCGCTTCCTGATGCACGTCAAGATTGGCTTTCCGGACGCCGCCGTGGAGCGGCGCATCCTGCAACAGGCCCGTGGCGAAGCGCTGAATGGCGAAACCAAGCCCGAGCGCCGCGTCAGCCAGCAGGCGATCTTCGCCGCGCGCAAGGAAATCCTCGGCCTGTACATGGCCGATGCGGTGGAGGAATACCTGGTGCAACTGGTGATGGCCACGCGCACCCCGGCCAAGTTCGACGCGGAAATGGCCGAGTGGATCGCCTACGGCGCCAGCCCACGTGGTTCCATCGCCCTGGACCGCTGCGCCCGCGCCCATGCCTGGCTGGCCGGTCGCGACTTCGTGAGCCCGGAAGATATCCAGGCGGTGTTGTTCGACGTACTGCGCCACCGCATCATCCTATCGTTCGAGGCCGAAGCCGCCGGGGTGGACCAGGATCGCGTGGTGCAACGCATTCTTGACGTTGTTGCCGTCGCTTGA
- a CDS encoding dermonecrotic toxin domain-containing protein, translating into MAISPTASAPPITSAQIPENNAPAENSPPVPEGYRRWHFPGFTFDEKVRQYKKKLTPEGATPEYFNEPLPRNNALDSAAQDNYKPIKSPNQHTAVHIKGQIKHKWGIDLDPEKTYLVTIAYDNSQKPYKGSIVQKISLADAARSNVQGNPMSMKVPKLPEGAAPPSIEIEPISRHNEPPGADGTFPLPPEKGYRTHYQGIYTEPSSESANKYSADNHVPIPAADFQQMVWDHSYKKPYDNYLDFYWSHNNTRDAYTTLSKISFLKAAHKQHHEQSLDEESRKIAMRLGGIPKNETYMDASAQTLNKPYVPDPDLETKVLTFNGFKSIDIFYTRDTKTNKTLLYIPGNSSPLHAFDSPAAMNEWLGEQLKDKEKAEAFKKHFSQSIQGSSLFKAGFEKSLELFHQRLQQPGHVAFHKQRGDWKEGEIFGGDKIEGDPFKELQRNTESAMKESTSQQFVLNSDRTKNQILKAGKYLDIMLLFATPLGIALPPVGILLTGLNIASGVLKLGVGIDDKVHNRPDADNRITYGVFNAIKPVVTAGLGNAIKPVVAPAIPLLKQMVLNS; encoded by the coding sequence ATGGCAATTTCCCCCACAGCTTCCGCCCCTCCGATAACCTCAGCGCAGATACCTGAGAACAATGCGCCAGCTGAAAACAGCCCGCCTGTACCCGAAGGCTATAGGCGGTGGCATTTTCCGGGCTTTACGTTCGATGAAAAGGTGAGGCAATACAAAAAAAAGCTGACGCCCGAAGGCGCTACGCCAGAATACTTCAACGAACCACTGCCAAGAAATAACGCGCTCGACAGTGCGGCACAAGACAACTACAAACCCATTAAGTCTCCCAACCAACATACTGCCGTACACATTAAAGGTCAGATCAAACATAAATGGGGAATTGACCTCGACCCGGAAAAGACCTACTTAGTGACCATTGCCTATGACAACTCCCAAAAACCTTACAAAGGTTCCATCGTACAAAAAATATCATTGGCCGACGCTGCGCGTTCAAACGTTCAAGGCAACCCAATGAGCATGAAGGTGCCCAAGCTTCCCGAAGGCGCAGCTCCTCCCTCTATTGAGATAGAACCGATTTCGCGTCACAACGAACCCCCAGGCGCCGATGGCACCTTCCCATTACCCCCTGAGAAGGGCTACCGAACGCACTATCAAGGGATTTACACCGAGCCTTCATCCGAGTCTGCCAATAAATACAGCGCTGACAATCATGTTCCGATTCCGGCTGCCGACTTCCAGCAAATGGTATGGGATCATTCGTACAAAAAGCCTTACGACAATTATTTGGACTTCTACTGGTCACATAACAATACACGCGACGCTTACACAACACTTAGTAAAATCTCCTTCCTCAAAGCAGCACATAAGCAGCATCACGAACAGTCGCTGGATGAAGAGAGCCGGAAAATCGCTATGCGCCTGGGCGGCATACCTAAAAATGAAACGTATATGGACGCCTCTGCCCAGACATTGAATAAACCTTATGTACCCGATCCTGACCTGGAAACAAAGGTCCTGACGTTTAATGGCTTCAAGTCCATCGACATTTTCTATACCCGAGACACTAAAACCAACAAAACGCTCTTGTATATTCCGGGAAATTCCTCCCCCCTTCATGCTTTTGACTCGCCCGCAGCGATGAATGAATGGCTGGGTGAACAGTTAAAAGACAAGGAAAAAGCCGAGGCATTCAAGAAGCATTTCTCGCAGTCGATTCAGGGTTCGTCTTTATTCAAAGCCGGATTCGAAAAGAGCCTTGAGTTATTTCACCAGCGACTACAGCAACCAGGCCATGTGGCCTTTCACAAACAACGTGGAGACTGGAAGGAGGGCGAAATATTCGGCGGTGATAAAATTGAGGGGGACCCTTTCAAGGAGCTTCAGCGAAATACAGAATCCGCGATGAAAGAGAGTACCAGCCAGCAATTCGTTCTTAATAGCGACCGCACAAAAAACCAGATTCTCAAGGCCGGCAAGTACCTAGACATCATGCTCTTATTCGCGACCCCTCTGGGGATTGCGCTCCCTCCCGTCGGCATATTGCTCACTGGCCTGAACATTGCCTCGGGCGTACTGAAGCTAGGCGTCGGTATAGATGACAAAGTCCACAACCGCCCAGACGCCGATAACCGAATAACCTACGGTGTGTTCAATGCCATCAAACCTGTAGTTACAGCAGGGCTGGGTAATGCCATAAAGCCAGTTGTCGCACCCGCCATCCCACTTTTGAAACAGATGGTCTTGAATTCATGA
- a CDS encoding NAD-glutamate dehydrogenase: MAFFTAASKADFQHQLQAALAQHISEQALPQVALFAEQFFGIISLDELTQRRLSDLAGCTLSAWRLLERFDHTQPQVRVYNPDYERHGWQSTHTAVEVLHHDLPFLVDSVRTELNRRGYSIHTLQTTVLSVRRGSKGELLEVLPKGTQGDGILQESLMYLEIDRCANAAELNVLSKELEQVLGEVRVAVADFEPMKAKVQDLLAGIDASPFAIDGEEKAEIKNFLEWLVGNHFTFLGYEEFVVRDEADGGHIEYDASSFLGLTKLLRAGLTAEDLRIEDYAVAYLREPTVLSFAKAAHPSRVHRPAYPDYVSIREISADGKVIKEHRFMGLYTSSVYGESVRVIPYIRRKVAEIERRSGFQAKAHLGKELAQVVEVLPRDDLFQTPVDELFSTVMSIVQIQERNKIRVFLRKDPYGRFCYCLAYVPRDIYSTEVRQKIQQVLMDRLKASDCEFWTFFSESVLARVQLILRVDPKNRLDIDPLQLEKEVVQACRSWQDDYASLVVESFGEAHGTNVLADFPKGFPAGYRERFAAHSAVVDMQHLNSLTEANPLVMSFYQPLGQVSGQRELHCKLYHADTPLALSDVLPILENLGLRVLGEFPYRLRHANGREFWIHDFAFIAAEGVNLDIQQLNDTLQDAFVHIVHGDAENDAFNRLVLTAGLPWRDVALLRAYARYLKQIRLGFDLGYIASTLNNHTDIARELTRLFKTRFYLARKLTADDLEDKQQRLEQAILTALDDVQVLNEDRILRRYLDLIKATLRTNFYQTDANGQNKSYFSFKFNPHAIPELPKPVPKFEIFVYSPRVEGVHLRFGNVARGGLRWSDREEDFRTEVLGLVKAQQVKNSVIVPVGAKGGFLPRRLPLGGSRDEIAAEGIACYRIFISGLLDITDNLKDGALVPPANVVRHDNDDPYLVVAADKGTATFSDIANGIAIDYGFWLGDAFASGGSAGYDHKKMGITAKGAWVGVQRHFRERGINVQEDSITVVGVGDMAGDVFGNGLLMSDKLQLVAAFNHMHIFIDPNPNPATSFVERKRLFELPRSSWTDYDTSIMSEGGGIFSRSAKSIAISPQMKERFDIQADKLTPTELLNALLKAPVDLLWNGGIGTYVKASTESHADVGDKANDALRVNGNELRCKVVGEGGNLGMTQLGRVEFGLNGGGSNTDFIDNAGGVDCSDHEVNIKILLNEVVQAGDMTDKQRNQLLASMTDEVGHLVLGNNYKQTQALSLAARRAYERAAEYKRLMSDLEGRGKLDRAIEYLPTEEQLSERASAGKGLTRPELSVLISYSKIDLKEALLKSLVPDDEYLTRDMETAFPPSLVAKFGEAMRRHRLKREIVSTQIANDLVNHMGITFVQRLKESTGMSPANVAGAYVIVRDIFHLPHWFRQIEALDHQVSADVQLELMDELMRLGRRATRWFLRSRRNEQDAGRDTAHFGPHLAALGLKLDELLEGPTREGWQTRYQAYTEAGVPELLARMVAGTTHLYTLLPIIEAADVTGHDAAEVAKAYFAVGSALDLPWYLQQISDLPVANNWQAQAREAFRDDVDWQQRAITIAVLQMADAPQDMEARVALWLEQHQDMADRWRAMMVEIRAAVGTDYAMYAVANRELLDLALSGQSVL, translated from the coding sequence ATGGCGTTTTTCACCGCAGCCAGCAAGGCCGACTTCCAGCACCAACTGCAAGCGGCACTGGCCCAGCACATCAGTGAACAGGCACTGCCACAAGTGGCGCTGTTCGCTGAGCAATTCTTCGGCATCATTTCCCTGGATGAACTGACCCAGCGTCGCCTTTCCGACCTGGCCGGTTGCACCCTGTCTGCCTGGCGCCTGCTTGAGCGCTTTGATCACACCCAACCGCAAGTGCGGGTCTACAACCCCGATTACGAACGTCATGGCTGGCAATCGACCCACACCGCGGTCGAAGTGCTGCACCATGACCTGCCTTTTTTGGTGGACTCGGTACGCACCGAGCTGAACCGCCGCGGCTACAGTATCCACACCCTGCAAACCACCGTGCTCAGCGTGCGTCGTGGCAGCAAGGGCGAGCTGCTGGAAGTCCTGCCAAAGGGCACCCAGGGCGACGGCATCCTGCAAGAATCGCTGATGTACCTGGAAATCGACCGTTGCGCCAACGCCGCCGAATTGAACGTGCTGAGCAAAGAGCTTGAGCAGGTGCTGGGCGAAGTGCGCGTGGCCGTTGCCGATTTCGAGCCGATGAAAGCCAAGGTCCAGGACCTGCTGGCTGGTATCGATGCCAGCCCATTTGCCATCGACGGCGAAGAAAAAGCCGAGATCAAGAACTTCCTCGAATGGCTGGTGGGCAACCACTTCACCTTCCTCGGCTACGAAGAGTTCGTGGTACGTGACGAGGCGGACGGCGGTCATATCGAATATGACGCCAGCTCCTTCCTCGGTCTGACCAAACTGCTGCGCGCCGGCCTCACCGCCGAAGATCTGCGCATCGAAGACTACGCGGTAGCCTATCTGCGCGAACCGACCGTGCTGTCGTTCGCCAAGGCTGCACACCCAAGCCGCGTGCACCGCCCGGCTTACCCGGACTATGTGTCGATCCGTGAAATCAGCGCCGACGGCAAGGTTATCAAGGAACACCGCTTCATGGGCCTGTATACCTCTTCGGTGTATGGCGAAAGCGTGCGGGTGATTCCTTACATCCGCCGCAAGGTCGCTGAGATCGAACGTCGTTCGGGCTTCCAGGCCAAGGCGCACCTGGGCAAGGAACTGGCCCAGGTGGTTGAAGTGCTGCCCCGTGACGACCTGTTCCAGACCCCGGTGGACGAGCTGTTCAGCACAGTGATGTCAATCGTGCAGATCCAGGAACGCAACAAGATCCGCGTGTTCCTGCGCAAAGACCCGTACGGTCGGTTCTGCTACTGCCTGGCCTACGTACCGCGCGACATCTACTCCACCGAAGTGCGCCAGAAGATCCAGCAAGTGCTGATGGATCGCCTGAAAGCGTCGGACTGCGAGTTCTGGACCTTCTTCTCCGAGTCGGTACTGGCCCGTGTGCAACTGATCCTGCGGGTCGACCCAAAGAACCGCCTGGACATCGACCCGCTGCAACTGGAAAAAGAAGTGGTGCAAGCCTGCCGCAGCTGGCAGGACGACTACGCCAGCCTGGTGGTGGAAAGCTTCGGCGAAGCCCATGGCACCAACGTGCTGGCGGACTTCCCGAAAGGCTTCCCGGCCGGCTACCGCGAGCGTTTTGCCGCGCATTCGGCCGTGGTCGACATGCAGCACCTAAACAGCCTCACCGAAGCCAACCCGCTGGTGATGAGCTTCTATCAGCCCCTGGGCCAGGTTTCCGGCCAGCGTGAGCTGCATTGCAAGCTTTACCACGCCGATACCCCGCTGGCACTGTCCGACGTGCTGCCGATCCTGGAAAACCTCGGCCTGCGCGTGCTGGGTGAGTTCCCGTATCGCCTGCGCCACGCCAATGGCCGTGAATTCTGGATCCATGACTTTGCGTTCATCGCCGCCGAAGGCGTGAACCTGGATATCCAGCAGCTCAACGACACCCTGCAGGACGCGTTCGTGCATATCGTCCACGGCGATGCCGAGAACGATGCATTCAACCGTCTGGTACTGACCGCTGGCCTGCCTTGGCGCGACGTTGCGCTGCTGCGTGCTTATGCTCGCTACCTCAAGCAGATCCGCCTGGGCTTCGACCTGGGTTACATCGCCAGCACCCTGAACAACCACACCGACATCGCCCGCGAGTTGACCCGGCTGTTCAAGACCCGCTTCTACCTGGCGCGCAAGCTCACCGCCGACGACCTGGAAGACAAGCAGCAGCGCCTGGAACAAGCGATTCTCACTGCCCTGGACGACGTCCAGGTGCTCAACGAAGATCGCATCCTGCGTCGCTACCTGGACCTGATCAAGGCCACGCTGCGTACCAACTTCTACCAGACCGACGCCAACGGCCAGAACAAGTCGTACTTCAGCTTCAAGTTCAATCCGCATGCGATTCCTGAGCTGCCAAAGCCGGTACCGAAGTTCGAAATCTTCGTGTACTCGCCGCGTGTCGAAGGTGTGCACCTGCGCTTTGGTAATGTCGCCCGTGGCGGCCTGCGCTGGTCCGACCGTGAAGAAGACTTCCGTACCGAAGTATTGGGCCTGGTAAAAGCCCAGCAGGTGAAGAACTCGGTGATCGTGCCGGTGGGTGCCAAGGGCGGCTTCCTGCCGCGTCGCCTGCCATTGGGTGGCAGCCGTGACGAGATCGCGGCCGAGGGTATCGCCTGCTACCGCATCTTCATTTCCGGCCTGCTGGACATTACCGACAACCTGAAGGATGGCGCCCTGGTGCCACCGGCCAACGTCGTGCGTCATGACAATGATGACCCGTACCTGGTGGTGGCGGCGGACAAGGGTACTGCGACCTTCTCCGACATCGCCAACGGCATTGCCATCGACTACGGCTTCTGGCTGGGTGATGCATTTGCTTCCGGCGGTTCGGCCGGTTACGACCACAAGAAAATGGGCATCACCGCCAAGGGCGCGTGGGTCGGTGTGCAGCGTCATTTCCGTGAGCGCGGCATCAACGTGCAGGAAGACAGCATCACTGTGGTGGGCGTCGGCGATATGGCCGGTGACGTGTTCGGTAACGGCTTGCTGATGTCCGACAAGCTGCAATTGGTTGCAGCCTTCAACCACATGCACATCTTCATCGACCCGAACCCTAACCCGGCCACCAGCTTCGTCGAGCGCAAGCGTTTGTTCGAGCTGCCGCGTTCGTCGTGGACCGACTACGACACCAGCATCATGTCCGAAGGCGGCGGTATCTTCTCGCGCAGCGCCAAGAGCATCGCCATCTCGCCACAGATGAAGGAACGCTTCGACATCCAGGCCGACAAGCTGACCCCGACCGAACTGCTCAACGCCTTGCTCAAGGCGCCGGTGGACCTGTTGTGGAACGGCGGCATCGGCACCTACGTCAAGGCCAGCACCGAGAGCCATGCCGACGTGGGCGACAAGGCCAACGACGCGCTGCGCGTCAACGGCAACGAGCTGCGCTGCAAGGTGGTGGGCGAGGGCGGCAACCTCGGCATGACCCAGCTGGGTCGTGTGGAATTCGGCCTCAATGGCGGCGGTTCCAACACCGACTTCATCGATAACGCCGGTGGTGTGGATTGCTCCGACCACGAAGTGAACATCAAGATCCTGCTCAACGAAGTGGTGCAGGCCGGTGACATGACCGACAAGCAACGCAACCAGTTGCTGGCGAGCATGACCGACGAAGTCGGCCACCTGGTGTTGGGCAACAACTACAAGCAGACCCAGGCCCTGTCCCTGGCGGCGCGCCGTGCCTACGAGCGCGCCGCCGAGTACAAGCGTCTGATGAGCGACCTGGAAGGCCGTGGCAAGCTGGATCGCGCCATTGAGTACTTGCCCACCGAAGAGCAGCTCAGCGAGCGCGCTTCTGCCGGCAAGGGCCTGACCCGTCCGGAGCTGTCGGTGCTGATCTCGTACAGCAAGATCGACCTCAAGGAAGCGCTGCTCAAGTCGCTGGTGCCGGATGACGAGTACCTGACCCGTGACATGGAGACCGCGTTCCCGCCGAGCCTGGTGGCCAAGTTCGGTGAGGCCATGCGTCGTCACCGTCTCAAGCGCGAGATCGTCAGCACCCAGATCGCCAACGACCTGGTCAACCACATGGGCATCACCTTCGTGCAGCGCCTCAAGGAGTCGACCGGCATGAGCCCGGCGAACGTGGCCGGCGCCTATGTGATCGTGCGCGACATCTTCCACCTCCCGCACTGGTTCCGTCAGATTGAGGCCTTGGACCACCAGGTCTCTGCCGACGTGCAACTGGAACTGATGGACGAGCTGATGCGCCTGGGCCGTCGCGCTACGCGCTGGTTCCTGCGCAGCCGTCGCAACGAGCAGGACGCCGGGCGTGACACCGCGCACTTCGGACCACACCTGGCCGCGTTGGGTCTCAAGCTCGACGAGTTGCTGGAAGGTCCGACCCGCGAAGGTTGGCAGACCCGCTACCAGGCCTACACCGAAGCTGGTGTGCCGGAGTTGCTGGCGCGCATGGTGGCCGGTACGACTCACCTGTACACCTTGCTGCCGATCATCGAAGCTGCCGACGTGACCGGGCATGACGCCGCCGAAGTGGCCAAGGCCTACTTTGCGGTTGGCAGCGCCCTGGACCTGCCGTGGTACCTGCAGCAGATCAGCGATCTGCCGGTAGCCAACAACTGGCAGGCCCAGGCCCGCGAAGCCTTCCGCGACGATGTGGACTGGCAGCAACGGGCGATCACCATCGCGGTCCTGCAAATGGCCGACGCGCCCCAAGACATGGAAGCCCGCGTGGCCCTGTGGCTTGAGCAACACCAGGACATGGCTGATCGCTGGCGCGCGATGATGGTGGAAATCCGTGCTGCCGTGGGCACGGACTACGCCATGTATGCAGTGGCCAACCGTGAGTTGCTGGACCTGGCGTTGAGCGGTCAGTCGGTGCTGTAA
- a CDS encoding GntR family transcriptional regulator has protein sequence MNAHALQYNPILPALRLVAGEKPSVDDIYPQLFDAILEQRIVPSSRFTEEGLGETFGVSRSVIRRVLARLSLQRVIILRPNKRAEVAVPDRQQAQQILEARRLTEMTVVQLACANATLEHLRQLRELILREQESLARDQHAAAIRLSGEFHLRLAVIAGNKPLEQFLNSLVPLTSLMIAHCETQPRNGCAWEEHLGIVDALARNDIAHAQALMARHLKHLEHHLARHLQH, from the coding sequence ATGAACGCTCACGCCCTGCAATACAACCCTATACTCCCTGCCCTTCGCCTGGTCGCCGGTGAAAAACCGTCGGTGGACGACATCTATCCACAGCTATTCGACGCCATCCTCGAGCAACGCATCGTCCCGTCCAGCCGCTTTACCGAAGAAGGCCTGGGCGAGACCTTCGGTGTGAGTCGCAGCGTTATTCGCCGCGTGTTGGCCAGGCTCTCCCTGCAGCGCGTGATCATCCTGCGTCCCAACAAGCGGGCCGAGGTCGCGGTACCGGACAGACAACAAGCGCAGCAGATCCTGGAAGCCCGGCGCCTGACAGAAATGACCGTGGTGCAACTGGCCTGCGCCAACGCCACCCTGGAACACCTGCGCCAGTTGCGCGAACTCATCCTGCGGGAACAGGAAAGCCTTGCACGCGACCAACACGCGGCAGCCATTCGGCTGTCCGGCGAGTTTCATCTGCGGTTGGCGGTCATCGCGGGCAACAAGCCATTGGAGCAATTCCTCAACAGCCTGGTGCCGTTGACCTCACTGATGATTGCGCACTGTGAAACGCAGCCGCGCAACGGGTGTGCATGGGAAGAACACTTGGGCATTGTCGACGCTCTGGCGCGCAATGACATTGCTCACGCGCAGGCGCTGATGGCTCGGCACTTGAAGCACCTGGAGCATCATTTGGCGCGTCACTTGCAGCATTGA
- a CDS encoding FadR/GntR family transcriptional regulator has translation MISTSTVVNSVVEKLRAALKRGQWRRGEMLPGQRELAEQLGISRPSLREAVIVLETLGLVRSMPGKGVVVLETSVSEPQSSDAVADASLEDILQLRYTLEPFIVGLVAQSISSKEVGQLRLTLMDMREALDAGDAEAGMNAYIDFHEELFALTSNPIFQNVVQQTSNALKQSAQVLRNSPEHLAERLQENEAVVRAIRNKNSALASAEMRRHILQEGLRMGIRLNIPDDHLGS, from the coding sequence GTGATCAGCACTTCAACCGTCGTCAATTCAGTTGTAGAGAAACTGCGCGCCGCACTTAAGCGCGGCCAGTGGCGGCGCGGGGAAATGCTGCCCGGCCAGCGTGAATTGGCTGAACAGTTGGGCATCAGCCGCCCGAGCCTGCGTGAAGCCGTGATCGTGCTGGAAACACTCGGCCTGGTGCGTTCCATGCCCGGCAAAGGCGTCGTTGTGCTGGAAACCAGCGTCAGCGAGCCGCAATCGAGCGACGCCGTGGCCGATGCCAGCCTCGAAGACATCCTGCAACTGCGCTACACCCTCGAACCTTTTATCGTCGGCCTGGTGGCCCAATCCATCAGCAGCAAGGAAGTCGGCCAATTGCGCCTTACCCTGATGGACATGCGCGAAGCCCTGGATGCTGGTGATGCCGAAGCCGGCATGAACGCCTATATCGATTTCCACGAAGAACTGTTCGCCCTCACCTCCAACCCGATTTTCCAGAATGTGGTGCAGCAAACCAGCAACGCACTCAAGCAAAGCGCACAAGTGCTGCGCAACTCGCCTGAACACCTGGCTGAGCGCCTGCAGGAAAACGAAGCCGTGGTGCGCGCCATCCGCAACAAGAACAGCGCCCTGGCCAGTGCCGAAATGCGTCGGCATATCCTTCAGGAAGGCTTGCGCATGGGCATTCGCCTGAATATCCCGGACGACCATCTGGGCAGCTGA
- a CDS encoding C4-dicarboxylate transporter DctA: MLRWCSRSIFLQVVIGLILGIVCGLALPEFSSQLKPLGDGFIKLIKMLIGLIVFCVVVSGISGAGDLKKVGRIGLKSVIYFEVLTTVALVLGLIMAFSTGIGSGANIHLEQLSSAGLNELADKGQHIKGTSQFLMDLIPNSVIGAFADNNVLQVLLFSVLFGSALNLVGEAASGISRLINELSHVIFRIMGMIVRLAPIGVFGAIAFTTSTYGLDSLQHLGSLVGLFYLTCFAFVALILGLVMRLSGLRMLPLLKYLREELLIVMGTASSDAVLPQIMRKLEHLGIGSSTVGLVIPTGYSFNLDGFSIYLTLAIVFIANATGTPLSMTDLLTILLVSLITSKGAHGIPGSALVILAATLTAIPAIPVVGLVLVLAVDWFMGIGRALTNLIGNCVATVAIARWEKDIDIQRANKVLDGQQGYAFQAKKPVLPAHQEF, encoded by the coding sequence ATGCTCAGATGGTGCTCGCGTTCGATTTTCCTGCAAGTCGTGATTGGCCTGATCCTGGGCATAGTCTGCGGCCTGGCCCTTCCCGAATTCTCCTCGCAACTCAAACCCCTGGGCGACGGCTTTATCAAGCTGATCAAAATGCTGATTGGCCTGATCGTCTTCTGCGTGGTGGTCAGCGGTATTTCCGGCGCCGGCGATTTGAAGAAAGTCGGACGCATCGGCCTCAAGTCGGTGATCTACTTTGAAGTACTCACCACCGTCGCCCTGGTGCTCGGGCTGATCATGGCGTTCAGCACCGGCATTGGTAGCGGCGCCAATATTCACTTGGAGCAACTGTCGTCTGCTGGCTTGAACGAATTGGCCGACAAGGGCCAGCACATCAAGGGCACCAGCCAGTTCCTGATGGACCTGATCCCCAACTCGGTGATCGGCGCATTCGCCGACAACAACGTGCTGCAAGTGCTGCTGTTCTCGGTGCTGTTCGGTAGTGCGCTGAACCTGGTGGGCGAAGCGGCCAGCGGCATCTCCCGGCTGATCAACGAGCTGAGCCATGTGATCTTCCGCATCATGGGCATGATCGTGCGCCTGGCGCCAATTGGTGTATTCGGCGCGATCGCGTTCACCACCAGCACTTATGGCCTGGACTCCCTGCAACACCTTGGCAGCCTGGTGGGGCTGTTCTACCTGACCTGCTTTGCTTTCGTCGCGCTGATCCTCGGCCTGGTGATGCGCCTGTCGGGCCTGCGCATGCTGCCCCTGCTCAAGTACCTGCGTGAAGAGCTGCTGATCGTGATGGGCACCGCCTCCTCTGATGCAGTGCTGCCGCAGATCATGCGTAAGCTGGAACACCTGGGTATTGGCAGTTCCACCGTGGGCCTGGTGATTCCGACAGGGTATTCGTTCAACCTCGACGGTTTTTCCATCTACCTGACCCTCGCCATCGTGTTTATCGCCAATGCCACCGGCACACCCTTGTCGATGACCGACTTGCTGACGATCCTGCTGGTATCGTTGATCACCTCCAAAGGTGCCCATGGTATTCCGGGTTCGGCGCTGGTAATCCTGGCGGCGACGCTCACGGCGATCCCGGCCATTCCGGTGGTCGGCCTGGTGTTGGTGCTGGCGGTGGACTGGTTCATGGGCATTGGCCGTGCATTGACTAACCTGATCGGCAACTGCGTGGCTACCGTGGCGATTGCGCGCTGGGAGAAAGACATTGATATCCAACGCGCCAACAAGGTGCTGGACGGCCAGCAAGGGTATGCCTTCCAGGCCAAGAAACCGGTACTGCCGGCGCATCAGGAATTTTAA
- a CDS encoding DNA-3-methyladenine glycosylase I, producing MDQSGLTTDAAGLRHCTWRNAAPEYPHYHDHEWGVPVADDIQLYEKICLEGFQAGMAWITILRKRESFRQAFEGFDFRRVAQYGEADVERLMRDPGIVRNRAKIISAINNARRACELVDETGSLARWLWAFEPAEDERPTRVDMAYWAANPTSPASVRLSKALKKRGWTFVGPTTMYALMQAMGMVNDHLEGCVCRPRIEALRCTFKRP from the coding sequence ATGGACCAATCAGGGCTGACCACCGACGCAGCAGGGCTTCGCCATTGCACCTGGCGCAACGCCGCCCCCGAATACCCGCATTACCACGACCACGAGTGGGGCGTGCCGGTGGCCGATGACATCCAGTTGTACGAGAAGATCTGCCTGGAGGGCTTTCAGGCGGGGATGGCGTGGATCACCATCCTGCGCAAGCGTGAAAGCTTTCGGCAGGCGTTCGAGGGCTTTGATTTTCGCCGGGTGGCGCAGTATGGCGAGGCGGATGTCGAGCGCTTGATGCGTGACCCGGGCATCGTGCGCAATCGGGCCAAGATTATTTCCGCAATCAATAATGCGCGGCGGGCCTGTGAGTTGGTGGATGAGACTGGATCATTGGCACGTTGGCTGTGGGCATTTGAGCCTGCCGAAGATGAGCGCCCGACGCGGGTAGATATGGCTTACTGGGCCGCCAATCCGACCTCGCCGGCGTCGGTGCGCTTGTCCAAGGCCCTGAAGAAGCGCGGCTGGACCTTTGTCGGTCCGACCACCATGTACGCGCTGATGCAGGCGATGGGGATGGTCAATGATCATCTGGAAGGCTGCGTTTGCCGCCCGCGCATCGAAGCGCTACGGTGCACGTTCAAGCGCCCTTGA